The Methylomarinum vadi genome has a window encoding:
- a CDS encoding helix-hairpin-helix domain-containing protein, with amino-acid sequence MLTQNQKAILSRSQLTLTELDEKKLLHIASHPDRAEHLSDAELVEFLTIANALYRGGDAIVSDADYDFVFQAELKKRHPNHPFLHRVEPESAFTGKTVELPVHMLSTDKAYSLDEIKRWAARIEKAAEELGKSFPDLTFRVTPKLDGYAAYDDGAILYTRGDGRKGTDISRVFERGLKVANGGDRGLGAGEIVISKSYFQQRLANHFDNARNFQASVIKEKELEEHAEQAIRDQAAVFYPFALLPAWTGSWKQLSNDFEGIIQTIWHKLDYDVDGVILEITDPDLKEYMGATRHHHRWQIAYKENVETAEVEVLNVTPQTSRSGRITPVAELEPTRLSGALLSRATAHHYKMVQDKGIGPGAIIRLARSGEVIPKIEEVIMAVEPQIPEHCPSCGTELVWDNDYLICTNNLECPAQITHSLEHFFRVLKNNDGFGPATIKKLYQHDIRTVDAIYQLSVEQFEAMGFGPKQSQNLVEQLQRSRNEAIEDWRFLAAFGVFRMGLGNCEKLLPHYPLTDIFQLSEQDIVAVEGFAEKTATVVIKGLAKIKPLFDKLYRLGFNLESSTIDRSRDNQHPLAGKLVVFTGAMQHGSRDDMKKEAKALGAKVGSSVSGKTDYLVIGEKVGETKLNAARDKGVAILTERQYLDLIKS; translated from the coding sequence ATGCTGACACAAAACCAGAAAGCAATTCTTAGCCGCAGTCAATTGACATTGACCGAACTGGATGAAAAAAAGCTCCTTCACATTGCTAGCCACCCCGATCGGGCCGAACATCTGAGCGATGCAGAGTTGGTCGAATTCCTGACCATTGCCAACGCCCTCTATCGCGGCGGGGATGCCATCGTCAGCGATGCCGATTACGATTTTGTGTTCCAGGCCGAACTGAAGAAACGCCATCCGAATCATCCGTTTTTGCATAGAGTAGAGCCGGAAAGCGCGTTTACCGGCAAAACGGTGGAATTGCCGGTGCATATGTTATCCACCGACAAGGCTTACAGCTTAGACGAAATCAAACGTTGGGCGGCGCGAATCGAAAAAGCCGCGGAAGAATTGGGCAAATCATTCCCCGATCTCACCTTCAGGGTCACCCCGAAATTGGACGGTTATGCCGCCTATGACGACGGCGCGATTCTCTATACCCGCGGCGATGGCCGCAAAGGCACCGACATCAGCCGCGTCTTCGAACGTGGCTTGAAGGTCGCCAACGGTGGCGACAGAGGCTTGGGCGCGGGCGAAATCGTCATCAGCAAAAGCTATTTCCAACAACGTTTGGCCAACCATTTCGACAATGCGCGAAATTTCCAGGCCAGCGTAATCAAGGAAAAAGAACTAGAGGAACATGCCGAACAAGCCATCCGCGACCAAGCCGCCGTGTTTTATCCTTTCGCACTGCTACCCGCATGGACCGGCAGCTGGAAACAATTAAGCAACGACTTCGAGGGAATCATACAAACGATCTGGCACAAGTTGGATTACGACGTTGATGGTGTCATTTTGGAGATCACCGACCCGGACCTGAAGGAATACATGGGCGCGACCAGGCACCATCACCGCTGGCAAATCGCTTACAAGGAGAATGTCGAAACCGCCGAGGTCGAAGTTCTCAACGTCACGCCGCAAACGTCGCGCTCCGGCCGCATTACGCCGGTGGCGGAACTGGAGCCGACCCGCCTGAGCGGCGCCCTTTTGTCCCGCGCCACCGCGCATCATTACAAAATGGTTCAAGACAAAGGCATCGGCCCCGGCGCCATAATCCGCCTGGCCCGTTCCGGCGAGGTGATTCCGAAAATAGAAGAAGTCATTATGGCGGTCGAACCGCAAATCCCCGAGCATTGCCCCAGTTGCGGCACCGAACTTGTTTGGGACAACGATTATTTGATTTGCACCAATAACCTGGAATGCCCGGCGCAGATCACCCACAGTCTGGAGCATTTTTTCCGGGTCCTGAAAAACAACGACGGCTTCGGGCCGGCAACCATCAAAAAACTTTACCAACACGACATCCGCACCGTCGATGCGATTTATCAGTTGAGCGTGGAACAATTCGAAGCGATGGGTTTCGGACCCAAGCAATCGCAAAACCTGGTCGAGCAGCTGCAACGCAGCCGTAACGAAGCTATCGAGGACTGGCGTTTCCTGGCAGCCTTCGGCGTATTTCGGATGGGACTGGGGAATTGCGAGAAATTACTGCCCCATTATCCGCTGACCGACATTTTCCAGCTGTCGGAACAGGATATCGTGGCCGTCGAGGGGTTTGCCGAAAAAACCGCTACCGTCGTCATCAAGGGCCTGGCAAAGATCAAACCGTTGTTCGATAAGCTCTACCGACTGGGTTTTAATCTGGAAAGCAGCACGATCGACCGTAGCCGCGATAATCAGCACCCTTTGGCCGGCAAACTGGTGGTCTTCACCGGCGCCATGCAACACGGCTCACGCGATGACATGAAGAAAGAAGCTAAAGCCCTGGGCGCCAAGGTCGGCAGCTCGGTCAGCGGCAAAACCGATTATCTGGTCATAGGGGAAAAAGTCGGCGAAACCAAACTAAACGCCGCTCGCGATAAAGGCGTCGCCATCCTCACCGAACGACAATATCTCGACTTGATCAAGAGCTAG
- a CDS encoding DegQ family serine endoprotease gives MLKKCIFIIGFALMSQPLFAQLPDFTEMVEDNGKAVVNISTTQKIAQVGDEENDLPQIPEDVPPQLEEFFRRFFQGPGRGFVPRETKSLGSGFIISSDGYVLTNHHVVKNADEIVVKLNDRRELEAKLIGSDESTDVALLKVEAKNLPVVAIGSSKKLRVGEWVLAIGSPFGFEQSVTAGIVSAKRRSLPGGNYVPFIQTDVAINPGNSGGPLFNMKGEVVGMNSQIYSRSGGYMGLSFAIPMDVAMNVVEQIKTNGKVSRGWLGVQIQDVTRELAESFGMDRPYGALVSKVIAGSPAEKAGIKIGDIIVEFNGQEIETSGELPPIVGMTPVDEEARVKVIREGDSQTLEVKIGLLPDQEQLAASENQEKIVNRLGVVVSELTAEQREQLQVDKNGVLVQDVKNGPALDAGVRRGDVILRIQNHTIRNIADFEEVVSNLPVEKSIAVLIQRRGSPVFLALKIEK, from the coding sequence ATGCTTAAAAAATGTATTTTTATCATCGGATTTGCTTTGATGAGCCAGCCGTTGTTTGCCCAATTGCCTGATTTTACCGAAATGGTGGAGGACAATGGTAAGGCGGTAGTCAATATCAGTACCACGCAGAAGATTGCCCAGGTGGGCGATGAAGAGAATGATCTGCCGCAAATTCCTGAGGATGTGCCGCCGCAATTGGAAGAATTTTTTCGGCGATTTTTTCAAGGTCCCGGACGGGGCTTTGTACCGCGCGAGACCAAGTCGCTAGGTTCCGGTTTCATCATTTCCTCGGACGGGTATGTGCTGACCAATCACCATGTCGTCAAAAATGCCGATGAAATAGTCGTCAAGCTCAATGACCGGCGCGAATTGGAAGCGAAATTGATCGGATCGGATGAAAGCACCGATGTCGCTTTATTGAAAGTAGAAGCAAAAAATTTACCGGTCGTGGCCATCGGCTCCTCGAAAAAGTTGCGGGTAGGCGAATGGGTATTAGCGATCGGTTCGCCGTTCGGCTTCGAGCAATCCGTGACCGCCGGTATCGTCAGCGCTAAAAGACGTAGTCTTCCGGGCGGCAATTATGTCCCTTTCATCCAAACCGATGTCGCGATCAATCCCGGCAATTCCGGTGGTCCGTTATTCAATATGAAGGGCGAGGTCGTTGGCATGAATTCCCAGATCTATAGCCGCTCCGGAGGCTATATGGGGCTCTCCTTCGCCATTCCGATGGATGTGGCGATGAACGTGGTGGAACAGATCAAGACCAATGGCAAAGTTTCCCGGGGCTGGCTCGGCGTGCAGATCCAGGACGTGACGCGCGAACTGGCGGAGTCTTTCGGCATGGACAGGCCTTACGGCGCCTTGGTCTCGAAAGTCATCGCAGGAAGTCCGGCGGAAAAAGCCGGGATCAAAATCGGCGATATCATCGTCGAATTCAACGGTCAGGAAATCGAAACTTCCGGGGAGTTGCCGCCGATCGTCGGTATGACGCCGGTTGACGAAGAAGCGCGTGTCAAGGTTATCAGAGAAGGCGACAGCCAAACGCTGGAAGTTAAAATCGGCTTGTTACCGGATCAGGAACAACTGGCGGCGAGCGAAAACCAGGAAAAAATTGTTAACCGCTTAGGGGTTGTCGTTTCGGAATTGACTGCCGAACAGCGCGAACAGTTGCAGGTCGACAAGAATGGCGTCTTGGTGCAGGACGTTAAAAATGGTCCGGCGCTGGATGCCGGCGTGCGGCGTGGCGATGTGATCTTGCGTATACAAAATCACACGATCCGTAATATTGCCGATTTCGAAGAGGTCGTCTCCAACCTGCCGGTCGAGAAATCCATTGCGGTGTTGATTCAGCGCCGGGGGAGTCCGGTGTTTTTGGCACTGAAAATCGAAAAATAG
- a CDS encoding MucB/RseB C-terminal domain-containing protein has translation MIKVLQRLFVLFCFATTPVYAENTDGLILLEKMSRAMKNLNYQGTVAFMKNGQLDTMKYIHAAKDGVEQERLLSLNSPMREVIRDSGIVSCTFKETQKRVINHRPVSQSFILDLPRQISSLSALYQVKVSGEAAVAMRPALVVDIEPRDAFRYRRKIWIDKEQALPLKVEVYSLNGTILEQVVFTDIDVEQSIPFVQADKRNGDMEIQHIHRVHSESFDKSSFTLNFLPAGFNKVFFTRMSMHKSDRPVDHLLLSDGFSSISIYMDDKNEDIESGLHTVGSVNSFTRLVDDSMVTVMGEVPAKTVELIAQGISFAQP, from the coding sequence ATGATAAAGGTGTTACAACGTCTGTTTGTTTTGTTTTGTTTTGCTACAACGCCGGTTTATGCCGAAAATACTGATGGACTGATTTTGTTGGAAAAAATGAGTCGCGCGATGAAAAACCTGAACTATCAGGGGACGGTCGCGTTCATGAAAAACGGCCAACTCGATACAATGAAATATATCCATGCCGCCAAGGACGGGGTGGAGCAGGAGCGCTTGTTATCATTGAACTCACCCATGCGCGAAGTCATCAGGGATTCCGGTATAGTGAGCTGTACGTTCAAGGAAACACAAAAGCGCGTGATTAACCATCGTCCCGTCAGTCAGTCTTTCATTCTGGACTTGCCGCGACAAATCTCTTCGTTATCGGCGTTATATCAAGTAAAGGTCAGTGGCGAGGCAGCCGTTGCCATGCGGCCCGCGCTGGTTGTCGATATCGAGCCGCGGGATGCTTTTCGTTACCGGCGTAAAATCTGGATCGATAAGGAACAGGCATTGCCTTTGAAGGTTGAGGTCTATAGTTTAAACGGAACGATTCTCGAACAAGTGGTTTTCACCGATATCGATGTGGAACAATCCATTCCGTTTGTTCAAGCCGATAAACGTAACGGCGATATGGAAATTCAACATATTCATAGGGTGCACTCGGAGTCATTTGATAAGTCGTCTTTCACTCTGAATTTTTTACCGGCCGGATTCAATAAAGTATTTTTTACCCGTATGTCCATGCACAAGTCGGATCGGCCGGTAGATCATTTATTGCTGAGTGACGGTTTTTCTTCGATTTCCATTTACATGGACGATAAGAACGAAGATATCGAAAGCGGTTTGCATACCGTTGGTTCCGTCAATTCATTTACCCGCCTCGTAGATGATTCTATGGTGACGGTGATGGGAGAAGTGCCGGCCAAAACTGTCGAATTGATTGCTCAAGGCATCTCTTTCGCCCAGCCTTGA
- a CDS encoding sigma-E factor negative regulatory protein has product MQEEINNKISQFVDDELDLQQTVMLMQSIKNDTELKKKINRYQTIGQVLKSEQPVLLKTDFAEQISQQIKQEPVYFIPAKKSAITWKKTSLAVAASLAIAAVLLPKAFNRQASPDYTSTLAVAEQPTFKKNEHSQTERPQLARVQAYPPNQRFNDYLQAHSNSLYTIGASNYQPYARVAGYSQE; this is encoded by the coding sequence ATGCAAGAAGAAATTAACAATAAAATTTCCCAATTTGTCGACGATGAACTGGATCTGCAACAGACTGTAATGCTGATGCAGTCAATTAAAAACGATACGGAATTGAAAAAGAAAATAAACCGTTATCAGACGATTGGTCAGGTATTGAAATCCGAACAACCTGTGTTGTTAAAAACCGATTTTGCCGAGCAAATTTCACAACAAATCAAACAGGAACCGGTTTATTTCATACCCGCTAAAAAATCGGCGATAACCTGGAAAAAAACATCCTTGGCCGTGGCCGCTTCTTTGGCAATTGCCGCGGTATTGCTACCCAAAGCGTTCAATCGACAGGCGTCCCCCGATTACACATCCACGCTAGCTGTCGCTGAACAACCTACCTTTAAGAAAAACGAACACTCTCAAACTGAACGGCCGCAATTGGCGCGTGTTCAAGCATATCCTCCCAATCAGCGTTTCAATGATTATTTACAGGCGCACAGCAACAGTCTTTACACGATAGGCGCATCCAATTATCAACCCTATGCGCGAGTAGCCGGATATAGTCAGGAATGA
- the rpoE gene encoding RNA polymerase sigma factor RpoE, which produces MNEESRNNAELDQELVQRVQQGDKSAYDLLVLKYQHKIVQLVNRFVKDPSEAQDVAQEAFIKAYRALGNFRGDSAFYTWLYRIAINTAKNYLVSRSRRYSDYEVDVQDAEQVENAPQLKGLETPDSILMNEQIVDAIKSAIENLPDEMRTAIMLREFEGMSYEEIAQAMDCPVGTVRSRIFRAREAIDQKLTPLLD; this is translated from the coding sequence GTGAACGAAGAATCAAGGAATAACGCAGAACTGGATCAAGAACTGGTGCAACGTGTTCAGCAAGGGGATAAGTCTGCCTACGATTTACTGGTGCTTAAATATCAGCACAAGATTGTGCAATTGGTAAACAGGTTTGTCAAAGACCCCAGCGAGGCTCAAGATGTCGCTCAGGAAGCATTCATTAAAGCTTATCGTGCGCTAGGGAACTTCAGAGGCGACAGTGCCTTCTATACATGGCTCTACCGGATAGCCATCAATACGGCAAAGAACTATCTGGTGTCCAGATCGCGCCGTTATTCCGATTACGAGGTCGATGTTCAGGACGCCGAACAAGTGGAGAATGCTCCGCAACTGAAAGGCCTGGAAACGCCGGACAGCATTCTAATGAACGAGCAGATTGTCGATGCGATTAAGTCTGCGATTGAAAATTTACCCGATGAAATGCGGACTGCGATCATGTTGAGAGAATTTGAAGGAATGAGTTACGAAGAAATTGCTCAGGCCATGGATTGTCCGGTTGGAACGGTACGTTCACGCATTTTCAGGGCGCGTGAAGCGATTGATCAAAAATTAACCCCATTGCTCGATTAA
- the nadB gene encoding L-aspartate oxidase: protein MTQQNSPINPQHNYDVLIIGSGGAGLSLALKLADKDFIRIGVLSKFALTEGSTFYAQGGISAVFDEQDSLESHIEDTLISGAGLCDPEIVRLTVSKGRQSIEWLRGQGVNFTEERTENGTRQLHLHREGGHSHRRIVHTADATGKAVSLSLIERAREHANIDLLENHNVVELITAKKLGESAQRIRGAYVLDTAVGNIKAIAAKIVVLATGGASKVYLYSTNPHISTGDGIAQAWRAGCRVGNMEFMQFHPTCLYHPSARSFLISEAVRGEGGRLILPDGSGFMQRYDERLELAPRDIVARAIDSEIKKHGIDCVYLDISHKTKDFIQQHFPTIYQQCLALDIDISKQPIPVVPAAHYTCGGIMTDSHARTDIPGLYAIGEVACTGLHGANRMASNSLLECLVFAERANEDIRRIIDTLPEPTALPPWDESQVSDSDEEVVIAHNWDELRRFMWDYVGIVRTNKRLSRAMRRLELLKEEIAEYYGSFRVTSDLLELRSLVTVAELIIRCAQQRKESRGLHYTRDYPETDDSRPPQNTVLTPDNYHP from the coding sequence TTGACCCAGCAAAACAGCCCTATAAATCCGCAGCACAATTATGACGTTCTTATCATCGGCAGTGGCGGTGCCGGCCTCAGCCTGGCCTTAAAACTGGCCGATAAAGACTTCATCCGAATAGGCGTATTGTCAAAATTCGCCTTGACCGAAGGGAGTACATTCTACGCCCAAGGCGGCATTTCGGCAGTGTTCGATGAGCAGGATTCATTGGAATCCCACATAGAAGACACCTTGATATCCGGAGCCGGCTTATGCGACCCCGAAATCGTCAGGCTGACGGTATCGAAAGGCCGGCAAAGTATCGAATGGCTACGCGGGCAAGGCGTCAATTTTACCGAAGAACGGACCGAAAACGGCACCCGGCAGTTACATTTGCACCGGGAGGGAGGACATTCACACCGACGCATTGTACATACAGCCGACGCTACCGGTAAAGCCGTTTCCCTGTCATTAATCGAACGCGCCCGGGAACACGCGAATATCGATTTATTGGAAAATCACAATGTCGTTGAATTAATCACCGCCAAAAAACTGGGCGAATCAGCGCAAAGGATACGAGGCGCTTATGTCTTGGACACGGCCGTCGGCAACATTAAAGCCATAGCGGCAAAAATTGTCGTCCTGGCGACCGGCGGCGCCAGTAAAGTATATCTTTATTCCACCAATCCGCACATTTCCACTGGCGACGGCATCGCCCAGGCGTGGCGAGCCGGGTGTAGGGTCGGCAATATGGAGTTCATGCAATTTCACCCTACCTGCCTCTACCATCCCAGCGCCCGCTCCTTTCTGATCAGCGAAGCGGTCCGCGGCGAGGGAGGTCGCCTTATTTTACCCGACGGCTCTGGCTTCATGCAGCGTTATGACGAACGTTTGGAACTGGCCCCTCGGGACATCGTCGCCAGAGCCATCGACAGTGAAATCAAAAAACACGGCATCGATTGCGTCTATTTGGACATTAGCCATAAGACAAAGGACTTTATCCAACAGCACTTTCCCACTATCTATCAACAATGCCTGGCGCTGGACATCGACATCAGCAAACAGCCGATTCCCGTCGTTCCAGCCGCGCATTATACCTGCGGCGGCATCATGACCGATAGCCATGCACGCACCGACATTCCCGGACTCTATGCAATCGGCGAAGTGGCATGCACCGGCCTACACGGCGCCAACCGCATGGCCAGCAATTCCTTACTGGAGTGCCTGGTATTCGCCGAACGCGCCAATGAGGACATCAGGCGCATTATCGATACGCTGCCGGAACCCACCGCCTTACCGCCTTGGGACGAATCGCAAGTCAGCGATTCCGATGAAGAAGTGGTCATTGCCCATAATTGGGACGAACTCCGCCGTTTCATGTGGGACTATGTCGGCATCGTCCGTACCAATAAACGTTTAAGCCGCGCGATGCGCCGGCTGGAACTGCTGAAAGAGGAAATCGCCGAATACTACGGCAGTTTCCGAGTCACCAGCGACCTATTGGAATTGCGCAGCCTGGTGACCGTCGCCGAACTGATTATCCGTTGTGCGCAACAACGCAAGGAAAGCCGCGGCCTGCATTACACGCGCGATTACCCGGAAACTGACGATAGCCGGCCGCCGCAAAATACCGTATTGACGCCGGACAATTATCATCCTTAG
- a CDS encoding NUDIX domain-containing protein: protein MPKPITPLLAADTLIELLDQPGRPFVLIERANPPYGWALPGGFVDVGESVEQAAVREAKEETGLDAELSALLGIYSNPNRDPRGHTVTAVYIAQAHGTPVAADDAKHCSIFTFDDLPQQLAFDHAQVIADYQRFRTTGQVAPLR from the coding sequence ATGCCCAAACCCATCACCCCCTTATTGGCCGCCGATACTTTAATCGAGTTATTGGATCAACCGGGCCGCCCATTCGTTTTGATCGAACGCGCCAATCCGCCTTATGGCTGGGCGCTCCCCGGCGGCTTCGTCGATGTCGGCGAAAGCGTCGAGCAAGCGGCCGTGCGCGAAGCGAAAGAAGAAACCGGTCTGGATGCGGAACTGTCGGCCTTGCTGGGAATATACTCCAATCCCAATCGCGACCCGCGGGGACATACCGTCACCGCCGTTTATATCGCCCAGGCCCACGGCACGCCGGTCGCTGCCGACGACGCCAAACATTGCTCCATCTTCACATTCGACGACCTGCCGCAACAACTGGCCTTCGACCACGCTCAAGTCATCGCCGATTACCAACGATTTCGAACAACCGGACAAGTGGCGCCGTTACGTTAA
- a CDS encoding TIGR03790 family protein: MTSRFPFQSIQSFTNKYRCLPFDLPVLFFLSLSFASFSANAYSNLLKPLPALTANELAIIVNDSDPLSVKITEYYQARRHIPDENIIHVHFTPGYNTLPVTKFNRIKASVDRQTSQHVQAYALTWMQPYRVGCMSITTAFAAGYNESFCARGCKQTRPSPYFNSDSSQPYQDWQWRPTMALAGENLADVKALIDRGVASDYSRPKGTAYLLQTSDKARNTRAIFFPSIDKAFSGLWPVEILHQDTISNRQDVMFYFTGKTHIDNINTNHFLAGAVADHLTSSGGILTGGEQMSSIEWLKAGATGSYGAVVEPCNFVQKFPNPAIMLHYYLRGNSLIEAYWKSVAWPGQGIFIGEPLAKPFAYQ; encoded by the coding sequence ATGACTTCCCGATTTCCCTTTCAATCCATCCAATCATTTACCAATAAATATCGTTGCCTCCCCTTCGACCTGCCGGTGTTATTTTTTTTAAGCCTGTCATTCGCCTCTTTCTCGGCTAACGCTTACTCAAATTTATTGAAACCATTACCGGCATTAACGGCAAATGAATTGGCAATCATCGTCAACGACTCCGACCCTTTAAGCGTAAAAATTACCGAATATTATCAAGCCCGCCGCCATATTCCGGATGAGAACATCATCCATGTACATTTTACCCCCGGTTACAACACATTGCCCGTAACCAAGTTCAACCGAATTAAAGCCTCAGTCGACCGGCAAACATCGCAACACGTACAGGCATACGCTCTAACCTGGATGCAACCCTACCGGGTCGGCTGCATGTCCATCACTACTGCTTTCGCGGCCGGTTATAACGAGTCTTTCTGCGCGCGCGGCTGTAAACAAACGCGTCCTTCCCCCTATTTCAACAGTGATAGCAGCCAACCTTATCAAGACTGGCAATGGCGGCCAACAATGGCCTTGGCCGGAGAAAATCTTGCGGACGTCAAGGCCTTGATCGACCGAGGAGTGGCATCGGATTACAGCAGGCCGAAAGGAACCGCCTATCTGTTGCAAACATCGGACAAAGCGCGCAATACCCGTGCGATCTTTTTCCCTTCGATCGACAAAGCTTTTTCAGGATTGTGGCCCGTTGAAATTCTGCATCAAGACACCATAAGCAACCGACAAGACGTGATGTTCTATTTTACCGGTAAGACCCATATCGATAACATAAACACAAACCATTTTCTAGCCGGAGCTGTTGCCGACCATCTAACCTCTTCCGGCGGCATTCTTACCGGCGGCGAACAAATGAGCAGCATCGAATGGCTGAAAGCCGGAGCTACCGGAAGCTATGGCGCGGTTGTCGAGCCTTGCAATTTCGTTCAGAAATTTCCTAACCCCGCCATCATGTTGCATTATTACCTGAGAGGTAACAGCTTGATCGAGGCCTACTGGAAAAGCGTAGCTTGGCCCGGCCAAGGTATTTTCATTGGCGAACCGTTGGCCAAGCCCTTTGCTTACCAATAA
- a CDS encoding PilZ domain-containing protein yields MKPDRRRHHRVKPKKMQVAVYPDHPCDQETSLNAEILDISRSGIRIKLSQPAQTRVNEKIKITMILPESGEPFSVHGILKHQHLDGEYGVHYTDHAEGSIDDMLFECIKLNDLIMLIKSA; encoded by the coding sequence ATGAAACCGGACAGACGACGCCATCACAGGGTAAAACCGAAAAAAATGCAGGTTGCGGTTTATCCCGACCATCCTTGCGATCAAGAGACCAGCCTGAATGCCGAGATTCTCGATATCAGCCGCAGCGGCATCAGAATCAAACTCAGTCAACCGGCTCAAACACGCGTCAACGAAAAAATCAAAATTACCATGATCTTACCGGAATCCGGCGAACCTTTTTCGGTGCATGGCATACTGAAGCACCAACATCTCGACGGTGAATACGGCGTACATTACACCGACCATGCCGAAGGTTCGATCGATGACATGTTATTCGAATGCATAAAACTGAACGATTTGATAATGCTGATTAAATCCGCTTAA
- the rfbD gene encoding dTDP-4-dehydrorhamnose reductase has product MKILVTGSNGQVGWELARTLLPLGEVIAATRQQLNLAELGQLRHEIRRIGPDIIVNAAAYTAVDKAEQEPELAHLINAEAPLVMAEEMKARNGLLLHFSTDYVFDGSMDRPYRESDDTCPINRYGHSKLAGEVVIRESGVDHIILRTSWVYASRGHNFLKTMLRLAAERQELKIVADQIGAPTWARLIAETTSHVLKQSQHERRQGDFSSDLYHLTSSGAASWHDFAEAIIDLARQSETHPVSVRHIEPIPTTSYPLPARRPMNSKLSLDKLEKKFSLKMPPWRDALRLCMQEL; this is encoded by the coding sequence ATGAAGATATTGGTCACGGGAAGTAACGGCCAAGTCGGCTGGGAGTTGGCGCGGACCTTATTGCCGCTGGGTGAGGTGATCGCCGCGACACGACAACAATTGAATCTGGCCGAACTCGGGCAATTACGCCATGAAATCCGTCGAATCGGACCAGATATAATCGTCAATGCGGCTGCCTATACCGCCGTCGATAAGGCCGAACAGGAGCCGGAACTGGCTCATTTGATCAATGCCGAGGCGCCATTGGTGATGGCCGAGGAGATGAAGGCCCGTAATGGGCTGCTGCTGCATTTTTCAACCGATTATGTTTTCGATGGCAGTATGGACAGGCCGTATCGAGAGAGCGATGACACTTGTCCAATCAATCGTTACGGTCACAGCAAATTAGCCGGCGAGGTCGTCATTAGGGAATCCGGTGTCGACCATATCATATTACGGACTTCGTGGGTTTATGCGTCCCGCGGGCATAATTTTTTGAAAACCATGCTGAGGCTGGCGGCGGAGCGGCAGGAATTGAAAATTGTTGCTGACCAAATCGGTGCGCCGACCTGGGCGCGTTTGATTGCGGAAACGACTTCTCATGTACTAAAACAATCCCAGCACGAAAGGCGGCAGGGAGATTTCAGTTCGGACCTTTATCATTTAACATCCAGCGGTGCTGCCAGTTGGCATGATTTTGCCGAGGCAATCATCGACCTGGCCAGGCAGAGTGAAACACATCCTGTTTCAGTGCGGCATATCGAACCGATTCCAACCACATCCTATCCGCTTCCGGCGCGACGGCCGATGAATTCGAAGTTGTCGCTCGATAAATTGGAGAAAAAATTTTCATTGAAAATGCCGCCTTGGCGAGATGCCCTGCGTTTATGCATGCAGGAATTGTAG
- the rfbC gene encoding dTDP-4-dehydrorhamnose 3,5-epimerase, translated as MKVISTKIKDVLILEPRVFGDERGFFKESFNKRTFAQVTGVEPDFVQDNYSRSSKNVLRGLHYQIKQPQGKLVYVGSGSVFDVAVDLRRSSPTFGQWVGVELSERNHRQLWVPPGFAHGFVVLSDSVDFLYKTTDYYAPEHERCIIWNDPQLNIDWPLDGEPRLSAKDQQGVSFEQAEYFA; from the coding sequence ATGAAAGTGATTTCCACCAAGATAAAGGATGTTTTGATTTTGGAGCCGAGAGTGTTCGGCGACGAACGCGGTTTTTTCAAGGAAAGTTTCAATAAAAGGACTTTTGCCCAGGTCACCGGTGTGGAACCCGATTTTGTTCAGGACAATTATTCGCGGTCGAGCAAAAATGTTTTGCGAGGCCTGCATTACCAGATTAAACAACCGCAAGGCAAACTGGTTTACGTCGGCAGCGGTAGTGTATTCGATGTCGCCGTCGACCTGCGCCGCTCATCTCCGACCTTCGGCCAATGGGTTGGCGTTGAATTGAGTGAGCGAAATCACCGCCAACTGTGGGTGCCGCCGGGGTTCGCGCATGGCTTCGTCGTGCTGTCGGACAGCGTGGATTTTCTCTACAAAACTACGGATTATTATGCGCCGGAACACGAACGTTGCATCATTTGGAACGACCCGCAACTGAATATCGACTGGCCTCTCGACGGCGAGCCAAGGTTGTCCGCCAAGGATCAACAAGGCGTATCCTTCGAACAAGCCGAGTATTTCGCATGA